The Candidatus Hydrogenedentota bacterium genome window below encodes:
- a CDS encoding ABC transporter permease subunit, translating to MRRVMIVAGNTFRESVRDKVLYVLLLFAATSILGSKALGWISVGQDIKIVRDFCLASMSVFGALISIFIGASLLYKEMDKKTLYTLLAQPLRRHEFVLGKYAGLMALIAVTLAAMAAASAAYLLVLGSAPDASFLQAVLLTFMKLALVTALAVLLSAATSPILGALIVFCAYVFGHATGVFRDLPPQFNGTVAKGVLEAAYYVIPNLSNFTLQSEAANGVAVSWAYVGWAALYGAFYTAALLALACLAFERKDL from the coding sequence ATGAGACGCGTGATGATTGTCGCGGGCAACACCTTCCGCGAGTCCGTGCGGGACAAGGTGCTCTATGTGCTGCTGCTCTTCGCGGCCACCTCCATCCTTGGGTCGAAGGCCCTGGGCTGGATCAGCGTGGGGCAGGACATCAAGATCGTGCGCGACTTCTGCCTCGCGTCCATGTCGGTCTTCGGCGCCCTCATCTCCATCTTCATCGGCGCCAGCCTCCTCTACAAGGAGATGGACAAGAAGACGCTCTACACCCTCCTCGCCCAGCCCCTGCGCCGCCACGAGTTCGTCCTGGGCAAATACGCCGGGCTCATGGCGCTCATCGCCGTCACCCTGGCGGCCATGGCCGCCGCCAGCGCCGCCTACCTCCTCGTGCTGGGAAGCGCGCCCGACGCCTCCTTCCTCCAGGCCGTGCTCCTCACCTTCATGAAGCTCGCCCTGGTCACCGCCCTCGCCGTCCTCCTCTCCGCCGCCACCTCGCCCATCCTCGGCGCCCTCATCGTCTTCTGCGCCTACGTCTTCGGCCACGCCACCGGCGTCTTCCGCGACCTCCCCCCGCAGTTCAACGGCACCGTCGCCAAGGGCGTGCTGGAGGCCGCCTACTACGTCATCCCCAACCTCTCCAACTTCACCCTCCAGTCCGAGGCGGCCAACGGCGTCGCCGTGTCCTGGGCCTATGTCGGCTGGGCCGCCCTCTACGGCGCCTTCTACACCGCCGCCCTGCTGGCCCTGGCCTGCCTCGCCTTCGAGAGGAAGGACCTGTGA
- a CDS encoding ABC transporter ATP-binding protein, with translation MDAVTTNGLCKTYRALGRGDVRSVQDLNLVVDSGEIYGFLGRNGAGKTTTIKMLCGLVQPTAGGARLFGKPARDPDARAALGYLPEQPYFYEYLTPRETMRFYGRLRGMDDAAIAALWDRAADLLDLGGVADRRIRGFSKGMRQRVGFAVALVGDPPLLVLDEPMSGLDPLGRRMVRELIVRLRKEEGKTIFFSSHVLGDVEEICDRVGILVEGRLVFSGGMDDLPGRDMKRTELRVAGLSRADAADLAARAGSHRAGDEGDTFTAADGDAAGALAAEALRRGGRLLEFRRVQESLEDVFTRMQHAGTDGGARP, from the coding sequence ATGGATGCGGTGACCACCAACGGGCTCTGCAAAACGTACCGGGCGCTGGGGCGCGGCGATGTGCGCTCCGTTCAGGACTTGAACCTCGTCGTGGACAGCGGCGAGATCTACGGCTTCCTCGGGCGCAACGGCGCGGGCAAGACCACCACCATCAAAATGCTGTGCGGGCTGGTCCAGCCCACGGCGGGCGGGGCGCGCCTCTTTGGAAAACCCGCCCGGGATCCCGACGCGCGCGCGGCCCTGGGCTACCTCCCCGAACAGCCCTACTTCTACGAGTACCTCACGCCGCGCGAGACCATGCGCTTTTACGGCCGCCTGCGCGGCATGGACGACGCGGCCATCGCGGCCCTGTGGGACCGCGCCGCGGACCTGCTCGACCTGGGCGGCGTCGCAGACCGCCGCATCCGCGGCTTCTCCAAGGGCATGCGCCAGCGCGTCGGCTTCGCCGTGGCCCTCGTGGGCGACCCGCCGCTGCTGGTGCTCGACGAGCCCATGAGCGGGCTGGACCCCCTCGGCCGCCGCATGGTCCGGGAACTCATCGTCCGCCTTCGCAAAGAGGAGGGCAAGACCATCTTCTTCAGCTCCCACGTCCTCGGCGACGTGGAGGAGATCTGCGACCGCGTGGGCATCCTCGTGGAGGGGCGGCTGGTCTTCTCCGGCGGCATGGACGACCTGCCCGGGCGCGACATGAAGCGCACGGAGCTGCGCGTCGCCGGGCTCTCCCGCGCGGACGCCGCCGACCTGGCGGCGCGGGCGGGCAGCCACCGCGCCGGGGACGAGGGGGACACCTTCACCGCCGCGGACGGGGACGCCGCCGGCGCGCTCGCCGCCGAGGCCCTGCGGCGCGGTGGCCGCCTGCTGGAGTTCCGCCGGGTGCAGGAGTCGCTGGAGGATGTCTTCACCCGCATGCAGCATGCGGGAACGGACGGGGGGGCCAGGCCATGA
- a CDS encoding DUF1015 domain-containing protein → MPEVKPFCGLRFDPAVAGCLDAVITPPYDVISPEQRDRLAADSPLNMTHVILPKPGPAGESPYDCAAAVFGGWRASGALKQDPAPSHYLLRQTFNDLEGRLRVRRAFFAAVRLPEAGERRILGHERTFDKPFEDRLSLTRATRTSLGAVFLLYSDPAGALEEFLGRMNDTPPDLAATTFEGVRQELWRVDPDPAVAPFLADQTLYIADGHHRFRTACAYRDEMRAKTGAAPGTQPFDHALAGFVAFEDSGLEVHATHRIVPACPLDTAGVRAALAPWFDLSEVPGDPATALRRAGEGAFVMFARGEAPLLLKFTGDRTALLGEDRGPAWRDLDVALLHRGVFERILGLPADLACRFAQRPDEARAAVEEGGAALAFLVGATPPAQIRACAEAGEPMPQKSTYFFPKLCTGAVMLPLE, encoded by the coding sequence ATGCCTGAAGTCAAACCGTTTTGCGGTCTCCGTTTCGACCCCGCCGTGGCGGGCTGCCTCGACGCGGTGATCACGCCACCCTACGACGTGATCTCGCCGGAGCAGCGCGACCGCCTGGCGGCGGACAGCCCCCTGAACATGACCCACGTCATTCTGCCGAAGCCGGGCCCGGCGGGGGAGTCGCCCTATGACTGCGCCGCGGCGGTTTTTGGCGGCTGGCGCGCGTCGGGCGCGCTGAAACAGGACCCCGCCCCATCGCACTATCTGCTGCGGCAGACCTTCAACGACCTGGAGGGGCGGCTGCGTGTGCGGCGCGCCTTCTTCGCGGCGGTGAGGCTGCCCGAGGCGGGCGAACGGCGCATTCTGGGCCACGAACGCACCTTCGACAAGCCCTTTGAGGACCGGCTGTCCCTGACGCGGGCCACCCGCACCAGCCTCGGTGCGGTCTTCCTGCTGTACTCCGACCCCGCCGGGGCGCTGGAGGAGTTTCTGGGCCGGATGAACGACACGCCGCCGGACCTGGCGGCGACCACCTTTGAAGGGGTGCGCCAGGAGCTGTGGCGCGTGGACCCGGACCCTGCCGTGGCCCCCTTCCTCGCGGACCAGACCCTCTACATCGCCGACGGGCACCACCGCTTCCGCACGGCCTGCGCCTATCGCGACGAGATGCGCGCGAAAACGGGCGCCGCGCCGGGCACCCAGCCCTTTGACCACGCCCTCGCGGGGTTCGTGGCCTTTGAGGACTCCGGCCTCGAGGTGCACGCCACGCACCGCATCGTGCCGGCGTGCCCGCTGGACACGGCGGGCGTCCGCGCCGCACTGGCCCCGTGGTTTGACCTGTCCGAGGTTCCCGGCGACCCGGCCACGGCCCTGCGCCGCGCCGGGGAGGGCGCGTTTGTGATGTTCGCGCGCGGCGAGGCCCCGCTGCTGCTGAAGTTCACGGGCGACCGGACGGCGCTCCTCGGCGAGGACCGCGGCCCCGCCTGGCGCGACCTGGACGTGGCCCTGCTGCACCGGGGCGTGTTTGAGCGGATTCTGGGCCTGCCCGCGGACCTGGCCTGCCGTTTCGCCCAGCGCCCCGACGAGGCGCGCGCGGCGGTGGAGGAGGGCGGCGCGGCGCTGGCCTTTCTGGTGGGGGCGACGCCGCCGGCGCAGATCCGCGCGTGCGCCGAGGCGGGCGAGCCCATGCCGCAGAAGTCCACCTACTTCTTCCCCAAACTCTGCACCGGCGCGGTGATGCTGCCGCTGGAATAG